The Gemmatimonadota bacterium DNA window CTAGCCGCTAAATCCACATATCAATGTGATCGATCTGGAAAAGCTGGTAGATATTGGAAAAAGGCATCGGCTCAAGACGATTATTGACAGCACATTTGCCACACCCTTAAACCAGCGTCCGCTCGAATTTGGCGTCGATCTGGTCATTCATTCGGCGACCAAGTATTTGGGCGGACACAACGATTTGATGGCTGGTGCTGTACTGGGCAATGCGCCCCTTGTTGGTGCGATTCGCGACTATCGAGGTATTTTGGGAGGGGTGATCGATCCACATTGCGCTTATTTGCTGATCCGGGGGATCAAGACTTTTCCACTGCGGATGGGCAAGCAAAATGAAACGGCACTGATGTTGGCGCGGTTTTTGGAAAAGAACGATCGGGTAAAGCGCGTGTATTATCCCGGTTTGGAAAGCCACCCACACCACGATGTTGCCAAAGCGCAGATGCGTGGATTTGGTGGGCTGGTGAGTTTTGATTTAGATGCGGATGAAGCAGGTACGCTGGCTTTTATTGACCGCTTGAAAATCCCGTGTATCGGGGCCAGTCTGGGGGGTGTGGAAAGCCTCGTTTCGCATCCCGCATCTATTTCGTATTACGAGTTAGCTCGCGAAGACCGATTGGCAATTGGCATTGCTGATGAGTTGGTGCGCTATGCCGTAGGTATTGAAGACGCCGAGGATATTATTGCCGATCTCGGACGCGCACTTGACGCAGTCTGACATGTGGAAAGCTATGTTTGGCATTATTTTGGTTAATACCATTCGCACTCTGTTTCAGACGCCACGCTGGTGGCAAAAAATTATTCCGGGCGGCGCATTAAATTTGCTGCCCGTACTGGTGCTGGTGCTGATTCTTACCGAGCAAATTGGGGTTGAGGTGGGGGGCGTGTTGTTGGTTGTAACCTTTGGGTTATTGTTCATTACCTGGGGTTACTTATATCGGATTTTTGTCGATGCGCTCAATGGTACTGAATCATTTAACTTGCCTTCGTGGGGCAATTGGTGGGCTTATGGGGTAGCGGGCTTATGGTTGTTCCTCATTGTCCTGGGATACGGTGTCATTAGCGTTGCGGGTTTTTCAATGCTGATTTCGGTATTGGGTTTGATACCGCGTTCTGTAGAAGAGGCCGGGTCCCTGTCGTTGTTGTTCACACTCCTGGTTATCTTTTTTTATGTTTTTTTTCCCATTGTATTTACGCGATTTGCCGCCGAGGGGCGCGTGTGGATGGCATTTGAACCGGGACCTGTTTGGCGAGATTTGCGTCAGATTGTTCGGGCCGATTACATTCAGGCGTGTTTTGGTCTATTTGGGATATCTCTGCTCGGCAGTTTGATATTGGGACACTTGTCCTGGGTGGGTTTGATACTTGCTTCGATGTTTAATTTTTTTTTGTTGGCGGTGTTCACCCGGGTTTTGGGTCTGTTGATCCGCAGGGCATTAAAGTCTGGACCACCTGCACAAAGTGAATATTGGAATTGAGTATTTCGCGATTAAAAAAATAGCCGGACCTTCCCTTTTGGGAAAGACCGGCTATTGTAGTTTGTATGCGTTTAGACTTGCGCCCACGCCTCGTCGAGTACGCGTTTGGCATTGGCGATAATGATTTCCGAGGATTCTCCTTCCATTGGGCCGACCTCAAAGCTCAAGATGGGGCGCTTATCGGGGTCGAGATAACCGATGTTGAGCAGTTCGCGGAGAAATTCCACAACTTCGGGTACATCGTTTTCGCCATCTTCGCAGCCAAAGCGGGGATGGTTATCGCCATAGGCCGGGTGGTTGGGGTTGGACATTACGCAATTGCCAACGTGCATGTGGACGATGTGATCCCGGGCGATGTTGATGGCGTAAACCGTGCTTTCACCCTGAAGTGGGAAATGGCTCAAATCGAGCATCAGGCCAAAATGGGGATACTGGCGTCTGAGGCGGTTTGAGACTTCAACTGCAAGGGCGTTAGGGCCCACAATACAATTTTTGCCGTAAGGTACGCGATCAAAGGTCTCAAGTACAATATCCATATTCTTTTCGCCGGCATAGTCGCAGAGTTGGCTCAAAGAATCTATCAGCAGGTCGAGTCCTTCTTCGCGGCCTTTGGGCCCCGGGTCTGCACCTGAAAGCAGGGCACAGCCAGGAGCACCGAGTTCTTCGGCTTGGTCAATTCCCGCTTTGACAGCGTCAACAGCACTTTGACGGTGGGCGATATCAGGGGCATTGATGTTGAGTTGGTTGCCCAGCAGAATGGGTTGCGCACCAAAAGCCACATCCATGTGGGCAGCGGTGAGCAGGTCGCGTGCTTGTGCTCGCACTTGAGGATCTTTCATGTGGGTGACTTCAACGACCTGGAAGTAGGGATCAAGGGCGATTTTTTCCAGGGTTTCCAAAATGGGACCTTCGCCGCCAATGCAAGCTTTATAGGCCATAAAGTGAACAATACCAATACGCGCATAGTTTTGAATAGGGTCGGTCATTTTACTCCTTTCACGCCAGGCATCTGATAGAAGGTTAAATGCGGAAAATTGAACTCGGAAAATAGCAAAGGTAGGCCGATTTGTCAATCTGCAATTGGCGTTGAGCGATTTTGGTCTTGACTATCAAAATGTCTTCTGGTATTTTTTTCAGGCTATATAGACTGGGGGGTTACCAAAGCGGCCAACTGGGGCAGACTGTAAATCTGCTGGCTTATGCCTTCGGTGGTTCGAATCCGCCACCCCCCACCAAAAATTCCAATATTTCCTCCCCAAGACACAGCAGGCGAGCCAGGCCCGCATCACAAAACACTGATTTCCCATTTTTTGGATCTATCACAGGTTTGAGTTTATACAAAATTCTCTTGACCTGAGACTGTCTTTTTCATATCTTGTCAATTCTCGGAAACTTATTTTTTGGCAATACCGATCCCTTTTGTAGAAAAGGGTTGTTTTTTATACATAGCCGAGCGGGAATAGCTCAGTTGGCCAGAGCGTCAGCCTTCCAAGCTGAGGGTCGCGGGTTCGAGTCCCGTTTCCCGCT harbors:
- a CDS encoding DUF4013 domain-containing protein; translation: MTQSDMWKAMFGIILVNTIRTLFQTPRWWQKIIPGGALNLLPVLVLVLILTEQIGVEVGGVLLVVTFGLLFITWGYLYRIFVDALNGTESFNLPSWGNWWAYGVAGLWLFLIVLGYGVISVAGFSMLISVLGLIPRSVEEAGSLSLLFTLLVIFFYVFFPIVFTRFAAEGRVWMAFEPGPVWRDLRQIVRADYIQACFGLFGISLLGSLILGHLSWVGLILASMFNFFLLAVFTRVLGLLIRRALKSGPPAQSEYWN
- a CDS encoding PLP-dependent transferase: MIDLEKLVDIGKRHRLKTIIDSTFATPLNQRPLEFGVDLVIHSATKYLGGHNDLMAGAVLGNAPLVGAIRDYRGILGGVIDPHCAYLLIRGIKTFPLRMGKQNETALMLARFLEKNDRVKRVYYPGLESHPHHDVAKAQMRGFGGLVSFDLDADEAGTLAFIDRLKIPCIGASLGGVESLVSHPASISYYELAREDRLAIGIADELVRYAVGIEDAEDIIADLGRALDAV
- a CDS encoding sugar phosphate isomerase/epimerase, producing the protein MTDPIQNYARIGIVHFMAYKACIGGEGPILETLEKIALDPYFQVVEVTHMKDPQVRAQARDLLTAAHMDVAFGAQPILLGNQLNINAPDIAHRQSAVDAVKAGIDQAEELGAPGCALLSGADPGPKGREEGLDLLIDSLSQLCDYAGEKNMDIVLETFDRVPYGKNCIVGPNALAVEVSNRLRRQYPHFGLMLDLSHFPLQGESTVYAINIARDHIVHMHVGNCVMSNPNHPAYGDNHPRFGCEDGENDVPEVVEFLRELLNIGYLDPDKRPILSFEVGPMEGESSEIIIANAKRVLDEAWAQV